The Propionispora hippei DSM 15287 genome has a segment encoding these proteins:
- a CDS encoding transposase, giving the protein IYTTNAIENFNRQLRKVTKAKSVFPTDDSLLKMLYLAMIDITKKWTGRRKDWGQIHSQLEIFFADRLD; this is encoded by the coding sequence ATTTATACAACGAATGCGATTGAGAATTTCAATCGTCAGCTGCGCAAAGTGACTAAGGCAAAATCCGTATTTCCTACTGATGACAGCTTGTTAAAAATGTTGTACCTGGCTATGATTGATATTACTAAAAAGTGGACGGGGCGACGTAAAGACTGGGGACAAATCCATTCCCAATTAGAAATATTCTTTGCCGACCGGCTGGACTAG
- a CDS encoding DUF1254 domain-containing protein has protein sequence MWESKFDSCKHHTLYNLALAAYVYGYSLVITETTKKIMLTSGHQLNEFFNERFFPTPEYSTIVRPNVDTLYSMAWLNLSEEPIVLSLPNTHNKYYLMELLDSWTNVFSSLGARTTGTQANLFVIAGPGWNQPLPNGMTRIDAPTRDVWIIGRTQTNGKNDYSTVHEIQDKYLLVPLSCWPPAKIHYKNTHQKKSRVNPVDKVASMDAASFFTLMMQQMYVNPPWVEDPLMDTTLRKLELIPSKSFNYQSLSSASKQALSAASQYGPQFIKAAAEGNYANYNDDGWFFLTSGIGFYGADYLLRAIIAMTGIGANLPKDSIYASAFIDKEGLPLVGSNDYMIHFNQKQFPPVNAFWSITVYNSQGYLTENSIDRYTLSPHLNNLLYNIDGSLDIFIGNSPPENGFYYNWLPTPIDEFNLIMRMYWPKHALLAGTWKPPPAIRI, from the coding sequence ATGTGGGAGTCCAAATTTGATTCTTGCAAGCACCATACTCTTTATAACCTGGCATTGGCTGCTTATGTTTATGGTTATTCTCTCGTAATTACAGAAACCACGAAAAAAATCATGCTCACCAGCGGACATCAATTAAATGAATTTTTTAACGAACGATTTTTTCCTACTCCTGAATACTCCACTATTGTCAGACCGAATGTAGACACACTATATTCCATGGCATGGTTGAATCTCTCAGAAGAGCCTATAGTATTATCGCTGCCAAACACTCACAACAAATATTACCTAATGGAACTCCTAGATAGCTGGACCAACGTATTCTCATCCCTTGGGGCACGCACAACCGGTACCCAGGCAAATCTTTTTGTCATTGCAGGTCCCGGCTGGAACCAACCTCTCCCAAATGGAATGACTAGGATCGATGCCCCTACCAGAGATGTATGGATTATTGGCCGGACCCAAACAAATGGTAAAAATGACTACTCTACTGTACATGAAATTCAAGACAAATATTTGTTAGTCCCATTGAGTTGCTGGCCTCCAGCAAAAATTCACTATAAAAATACACATCAAAAAAAGAGCAGGGTAAATCCCGTTGATAAGGTTGCGTCCATGGACGCTGCATCCTTTTTTACGCTTATGATGCAGCAAATGTATGTGAATCCTCCTTGGGTAGAGGATCCGCTAATGGATACAACGCTGAGAAAATTAGAATTAATTCCGTCTAAATCCTTCAACTACCAAAGCTTAAGTTCGGCTAGCAAGCAGGCTCTTAGCGCGGCTTCCCAATATGGCCCCCAATTTATCAAAGCGGCTGCTGAAGGGAATTATGCAAATTACAACGACGACGGCTGGTTTTTCCTGACTAGCGGCATAGGTTTTTACGGAGCAGATTACCTGCTGCGCGCAATCATTGCAATGACAGGAATTGGAGCCAATTTGCCCAAAGACTCCATATATGCTTCCGCATTTATCGATAAGGAAGGACTTCCTTTAGTTGGATCTAACGATTACATGATTCACTTTAATCAAAAACAATTTCCTCCGGTCAATGCCTTTTGGTCTATCACCGTCTACAACTCTCAAGGATATTTGACTGAAAATTCGATTGACCGTTATACACTCAGTCCCCATCTAAACAACTTGCTCTATAATATCGATGGCTCCTTAGACATTTTCATCGGTAATTCCCCGCCTGAAAACGGTTTTTATTACAACTGGCTGCCTACACCTATAGACGAATTTAATCTAATAATGAGAATGTACTGGCCTAAGCACGCCTTGCTTGCAGGCACCTGGAAACCTCCTCCAGCAATTCGAATATAG
- a CDS encoding MFS transporter, with translation MNTIQVKTKQIPNWITVLLAIACGVIVANLYYAQPLVGPISIATHLPLASAGLIVTLTQIGYVAGLLFIVPLCDLIENRRLITSTLVIVICALVAAALTKDALFFLVAALFIGLGSVATQILVPYAAHLATEERRGQVVGNVMSGLLLGIMLARPAASFITDLWGWQAVFLLSAGITAILAVLLAFVLPKRAPLPTMNYGDLIRSLWSLFATKTVLRRRAFYQACLFGAFSLFWTVIPLWLASHFHLSQQGIALFALAGVAGAIAAPIAGRLADKGWTKQLTGLAIVIAIISFLLTHMYTDASLIALAFLVIAAITLDMAVSGNLVLGQRAIYSLGSEIRGRVNGVFMAVFFIGGAVGSALGGWAYAYGGWMLASIFGLCMPVIALLYYFTEKHLAHTNNIL, from the coding sequence ATGAACACTATACAAGTAAAAACCAAGCAAATCCCCAACTGGATCACCGTTCTGCTAGCTATTGCCTGTGGCGTGATTGTTGCTAATCTTTATTATGCACAACCTTTAGTTGGCCCGATCAGTATTGCTACCCATCTTCCTCTGGCATCAGCGGGATTAATCGTAACGTTAACGCAAATTGGCTATGTTGCCGGGCTATTATTCATTGTTCCTCTTTGTGATCTCATTGAAAATCGACGGTTAATCACCTCCACCTTAGTCATTGTAATTTGCGCATTAGTTGCAGCAGCTCTTACGAAAGATGCACTATTTTTTCTTGTGGCAGCACTGTTCATCGGGTTAGGTTCTGTAGCAACACAAATACTGGTCCCCTATGCAGCCCATCTGGCAACAGAAGAACGGCGCGGCCAAGTTGTTGGCAATGTAATGAGCGGGCTATTACTCGGCATCATGCTTGCCCGACCGGCAGCAAGCTTTATTACCGATCTTTGGGGCTGGCAGGCAGTTTTTCTTCTCTCTGCCGGTATAACAGCGATACTGGCTGTACTGTTAGCTTTCGTTCTTCCTAAACGGGCCCCCTTACCCACTATGAATTATGGTGATTTAATTCGCTCCTTGTGGTCGCTTTTTGCAACGAAAACCGTATTACGCCGCCGTGCCTTTTATCAAGCCTGCTTGTTCGGTGCATTCAGTCTGTTTTGGACGGTAATTCCGCTATGGCTGGCTAGTCACTTTCATTTATCACAACAAGGTATCGCTTTATTTGCCCTTGCCGGGGTGGCTGGTGCCATAGCTGCGCCAATTGCCGGAAGATTGGCTGATAAGGGTTGGACCAAACAATTGACCGGGTTGGCCATTGTCATTGCGATTATATCTTTTTTGCTTACACACATGTATACAGATGCTTCACTCATCGCTTTAGCGTTTCTTGTCATAGCCGCCATCACGTTAGATATGGCTGTTTCCGGCAATCTCGTTCTTGGTCAGCGTGCGATTTATTCACTGGGCAGTGAAATACGCGGCCGGGTGAACGGCGTATTTATGGCTGTTTTCTTTATCGGAGGGGCAGTCGGCTCTGCCTTGGGCGGCTGGGCCTATGCTTATGGAGGCTGGATGCTTGCCTCTATATTCGGACTATGCATGCCAGTTATAGCACTATTGTATTATTTCACAGAAAAACACTTAGCACATACTAATAACATCCTATAA
- a CDS encoding TetR/AcrR family transcriptional regulator, producing MEKKKGRPRDIATEKAILAASYDLLLENGFGTITVEKIAERAKVSKATIYKWWPNKAAVVMDGFLSAAMARLPVPDTGSVIDDIVIQVSNLASFLTSREGKVINELIAEGQFDVKLAGEYRARYFNPRRLDSRRILERGVQRGELKKDLDIELCIDLIYGPLFYRLLVTGEKIDEVFIKTLIQYAFEGIQVKR from the coding sequence TTGGAAAAGAAAAAGGGGCGTCCTCGTGACATAGCGACGGAAAAAGCGATTCTTGCTGCTTCCTATGATTTATTGCTGGAGAATGGCTTTGGAACCATAACTGTTGAGAAAATTGCTGAGCGGGCCAAGGTGAGTAAAGCGACTATTTATAAATGGTGGCCCAACAAAGCTGCGGTTGTCATGGACGGCTTTCTATCTGCGGCGATGGCCAGACTTCCCGTACCGGATACAGGTTCCGTGATTGATGATATAGTTATTCAGGTCAGTAATTTAGCCAGTTTTTTAACTAGTAGAGAAGGCAAAGTAATCAATGAATTAATTGCCGAAGGGCAATTTGATGTAAAGCTGGCGGGAGAATATCGAGCAAGATATTTTAATCCCCGGCGACTTGATTCGCGGCGAATCTTGGAGCGAGGAGTGCAAAGAGGTGAGCTAAAGAAGGACCTGGATATTGAATTGTGCATTGATTTAATTTATGGTCCGCTCTTTTATCGGTTGCTGGTAACCGGTGAAAAAATAGATGAGGTATTTATAAAAACCTTAATACAGTATGCTTTTGAAGGTATTCAGGTAAAAAGATAA
- a CDS encoding TonB-dependent receptor plug domain-containing protein — MKLNQKKLLCSLLSSAVLLGTSQIIFAEDAASEETFNFDEYVVTANRMPVKKSEVAANVTVITQEEIEKGGFTNLPDILKKSNIALQETGTSTVPVINGDDRVLVLVDGRRVGWDHLVISGNSHAGIDLNSLPVKNIERIEIVRGPASSLYGSDAVGGIINIITRKAKTANTSISSEFGSWGFERYSLTTEGKENGIGYLITAEKKTRDDFKYKNPTTGKTETKNNSGFDQEYLTMRLDKDLSHDSSLSLDLEHADDESGYSGTNSPYFVYPNGYRKQVDDNIALTYHWGQNNGAENFFRIYHNETDLKYWNSFNSIADLYANGFNWQQNWQLAKNYTLTGGADWREEHLDDKDSINKGYTSKALFLENRWQLVNNWSITAGGRYDDHSISGENTTSRLTVNKELNADTNVYASWGQYVKNPTMQDLFWDNGWTIGNPNLKPEEGTTTTLGINTKLGDGTKLQASVYSSRLKNALEFKSGYDSDASDPDASYISGYGYYVPGYYYNASHEKRRGLDLSLTRELSPQWTVGLGYTYNKTQVQDEYGNYVNYASNSQPNGYRLNVQYDQDKWDAGLTVRSATGRSLEEFTSKSYVTLDMLVNYKINPATRVYLKAYNLTNEAYELTSAGTLGVGPGSYPMPGRSFYLGVEHRM; from the coding sequence ATGAAATTAAACCAAAAAAAATTATTATGCTCGCTGCTCAGTAGCGCCGTGCTGCTAGGTACATCGCAAATAATATTTGCTGAAGACGCAGCCAGCGAAGAAACCTTTAATTTTGATGAATACGTTGTAACGGCTAACCGTATGCCTGTTAAAAAATCTGAAGTTGCAGCCAATGTAACGGTTATCACGCAGGAAGAAATTGAAAAAGGCGGCTTTACCAATTTGCCTGACATTTTAAAGAAAAGCAATATCGCATTGCAAGAAACCGGTACCAGCACCGTTCCGGTGATCAATGGCGATGACCGCGTATTGGTTCTGGTTGATGGCCGCCGAGTCGGTTGGGACCATCTTGTTATAAGTGGAAATTCGCATGCAGGAATAGATCTCAATTCTTTGCCAGTAAAAAATATCGAACGTATTGAAATCGTCCGGGGTCCGGCTTCCTCGCTATACGGCAGCGATGCGGTCGGCGGTATTATTAATATTATTACACGCAAAGCGAAAACGGCTAATACTTCTATTTCGTCCGAGTTTGGCAGTTGGGGCTTCGAGCGGTATAGCCTGACCACGGAAGGCAAAGAAAATGGAATTGGCTACCTGATCACCGCAGAAAAGAAAACACGGGATGACTTTAAATACAAAAATCCCACAACCGGTAAAACAGAAACCAAGAACAATAGTGGATTTGATCAGGAATATCTGACAATGAGATTAGATAAAGATCTTAGTCATGACAGTTCTCTTTCTTTAGACCTGGAACATGCGGATGACGAATCTGGCTATTCCGGAACAAATAGTCCTTATTTCGTTTACCCAAACGGCTACCGGAAACAAGTAGATGATAATATTGCCTTAACCTACCACTGGGGGCAGAATAACGGCGCAGAAAACTTCTTCCGCATCTATCACAATGAAACGGACCTGAAATATTGGAACTCTTTTAATTCTATTGCCGATCTTTATGCCAACGGATTTAACTGGCAGCAAAACTGGCAGCTTGCGAAAAATTATACCCTAACCGGCGGCGCCGACTGGCGAGAAGAACACCTGGATGACAAAGATTCCATCAATAAAGGCTATACAAGCAAAGCCCTCTTTTTAGAAAATCGCTGGCAGTTAGTCAATAATTGGTCCATCACGGCAGGCGGGCGCTATGATGATCATAGTATCAGCGGCGAGAATACGACCTCACGTCTTACCGTAAATAAGGAGCTTAATGCTGATACAAATGTTTACGCTTCCTGGGGACAGTATGTGAAAAATCCCACCATGCAGGATCTTTTTTGGGATAACGGCTGGACCATTGGTAACCCAAACCTCAAACCAGAAGAAGGAACGACAACTACTTTAGGTATCAATACGAAGTTGGGCGATGGAACCAAATTGCAAGCCAGTGTTTACAGCAGTCGGCTTAAAAATGCTCTTGAATTTAAGAGCGGATACGATTCAGACGCCAGTGACCCTGATGCTTCCTACATCTCCGGCTATGGTTATTACGTCCCTGGCTACTACTATAATGCAAGTCATGAAAAAAGACGTGGCTTAGACCTGAGCTTAACACGGGAATTATCACCGCAATGGACAGTAGGCCTTGGCTACACCTATAACAAAACACAAGTTCAAGACGAGTACGGAAATTATGTAAACTATGCTTCCAATAGCCAGCCCAATGGGTACCGTCTAAACGTACAGTACGATCAGGACAAGTGGGATGCCGGTCTTACCGTGCGAAGTGCAACAGGTCGCAGCCTGGAGGAATTCACCTCGAAATCTTATGTGACTCTCGACATGCTAGTCAACTATAAAATTAATCCCGCTACCCGTGTTTACCTCAAAGCCTATAATTTAACTAATGAGGCTTATGAGTTAACTTCTGCTGGCACTTTAGGTGTTGGCCCCGGATCTTATCCTATGCCGGGACGCAGCTTCTACCTTGGTGTAGAACACCGTATGTAA